DNA from Leptospira bandrabouensis:
CGGATTCAATGGTTCCAAGACTGTCTTTTGCTTTGATTTGTTTTCCAGGTTTCGGGAGGTCAATGAAGACAATATCACCCAGTGCATTTTGTGCAAAGTCAGTGATTCCGATAAGAGCCACTTCCCCTTCGACTTTCACCCATTCATGTTTTTCCGTATAATAATATCCGTCTTTTGCTTGTGTATCTGCCATGATTTTTCCTATTCCTTTTTACTTTCGGTTAGCGATTGTTTCGAACACTGCCTTGGATGAAAGCACCAGTCTCCACTTTAGCCAATTTCTTTTGTCCACGAATCTCCACAAATACTTCCATCTGGTTTTTTGCGAATTCAGTATCGAGAATGGCAAGTCCTAGGGATTCTTTCCGGCTGGGTGAGTGAGTTCCCGAGGTAGATTTTCCAATTTCTTTCCCTTCGCTAGAAAAAATGGGGAAATTTTCTCGTAAAACCCCTGGTTCCATCAGGCGAATCCCCACAACTTTTCGTTTGGGGCCATTCTTTTTGTCTGCGATGATCCGTGTATATCCCAAGTAAGAGACTGGTTTTTCTTTCACAATAAAGTTGATTCCTGATTCTACAGGAGTCCATTCTGCATTCAGTTCATGACCATACAGCGGGTATTTTGCTTCCAGTCTCAGTGTGTCGCGTGCGCCAAGACCTACGGGAACCAAACCAAATTCTTTTCCAATTTCTAATAATTCTTTCCAGAGCGTGACACCGAGTGCATTTGAAGTGTAAATTTCAAATCCATCCTCTCCCGTATAACCAGTGCGAGATACGATGATAGTTTCACCTTTCCAATTCATTTCTTCAAAATGATAATATAGGATAGAACTTAAGTCCTTACCAAGATACTTAGAAAAAATTTCATCGGCTTTTGGGCCTTGTAATGCAATTTGATGCCAGTTTTTACTATCATCAACAACAGTAACGTTTCCTTTTTTATATGTTTCTAAATGTTTTGTGACAGCAGGATAGTTGGATGCATTAGAACAAATCATATACTTTGATTCACTGAATTTATAAACAGTGATATCATCTACAAGTCCACCAGCTTCATTTACCACTGCATTGTATTGCACTTGGCCTACTTTCATCCCGGAGATAGTGTTGCAAGTGACTGATTCTAAGAAAGAAAGAACATCGGTTTCATC
Protein-coding regions in this window:
- the gcvT gene encoding glycine cleavage system aminomethyltransferase GcvT, producing MGAKMVPFGGWDMPVQYTGIIQEHLATRSAAGLFDVSHMGEIFVTGDETDVLSFLESVTCNTISGMKVGQVQYNAVVNEAGGLVDDITVYKFSESKYMICSNASNYPAVTKHLETYKKGNVTVVDDSKNWHQIALQGPKADEIFSKYLGKDLSSILYYHFEEMNWKGETIIVSRTGYTGEDGFEIYTSNALGVTLWKELLEIGKEFGLVPVGLGARDTLRLEAKYPLYGHELNAEWTPVESGINFIVKEKPVSYLGYTRIIADKKNGPKRKVVGIRLMEPGVLRENFPIFSSEGKEIGKSTSGTHSPSRKESLGLAILDTEFAKNQMEVFVEIRGQKKLAKVETGAFIQGSVRNNR